Proteins encoded within one genomic window of Esox lucius isolate fEsoLuc1 chromosome 12, fEsoLuc1.pri, whole genome shotgun sequence:
- the nsfl1c gene encoding NSFL1 cofactor p47 isoform X2, whose product MADQEESVREFVAVTDVDEERARFFLESAGWDLQLALASFFEDGAEDDIVTLPQPESGASSVPRSTGTGRSENRVTSFRDMMHEEVDDSDEEEGQRFFAGGSERSGQQIVGPPKKKSSNEVVEDLFKGAKEHGAVPVEKAGRGPGESSRARPFIGGGYRLGAAPEEEPVYVAGERRAANSQQDVHVVLKLWKTGFSLDDGELRNYSDPGNAIFLESIRRGEIPLELRQRSRGGQVNLDMEDHRDEDFSKPKVAFKAFGGEGQKLGSATPELVSAPRMGDQDQVASEAQAIASVDLDASQPVTNIQIRLADGGRLVQKFNHTHRVSDVRQFVVRARPMMAATEFVLMTTFPNKELTDESQTLQDANLLNAVIVQRLK is encoded by the exons ATGGCGGACCAAGAAGAGTCGGTGAGGGAGTTCGTTGCTGTTACTGATGTTGATGAGGAGAGGGCCCGGTTTTTTTTGGAGTCTGCCGGTTGGGATTTGCAA CTCGCCCTGGCCAGTTTTTTTGAAGATGGTGCTGAGGATGACATAGTAACACTTCCACAGCCAGAGAGTGGCGCATCCTCTGTGCCACGTTCCACAGGAACCGGCAG GAGTGAAAATAGGGTAACCTCCTTCAGGGATATGATGCACGAGGAAGTAGATGAcagtgatgaagaggaggggcaaAG ATTTTTTGCTGGGGGTTCTGAACGCAGTGGGCAGCAGATTGTGGGACCCCCCAAAAAGAAAAGCTCCAATGAGGTGGTGGAGGACCTGTTCAAGGGGGCGAAGGAGCACGGGGCCGTACCTGTGGAGAAAGCTGGGAGGGGCCCAGGGGAGTCTAGTCGAGCCAGA CCCTTCATTGGTGGTGGCTACCGGCTGGGGGCAGCACCTGAGGAGGAGCCTGTTTATGTGgctggagagaggagagctgCTAACAGCCAGCAAGAT GTGCATGTAGTCCTGAAACTTTGGAAGACCGGTTTCAGCCTGGACGACGGTGAACTCCGAAACTACAGTGATCCTGGCAATGCTATTTTCTTGGAGTCCATCCGTAGGGG GGAGATTCCTTTGGAGTTGAGGCAGCGCTCTCGAGGCGGTCAGGTCAACCTAGATATGGAGGACCATCGAGATGAGGACTTCTCCAAACCCAAGGTTGCCTTTAAGGCATTTGGTGGGGAAGGACAGAAACTGGGCAG TGCCACCCCTGAGCTTGTGTCTGCCCCGCGTATGGGTGACCAGGACCAGGTTGCCAGCGAGGCCCAGGCTATCGCATCTGTGGACCTGGATGCCTCCCAGCCTGTGACCAACATCCAGATCAGACTGGCCGATGGGGGAAGACTGGTGCAGAAGTTCAATCACACTCACAG GGTGTCAGACGTGCGTCAGTTTGTGGTGCGAGCTCGTCCCATGATGGCTGCCACCGAGTTTGTGCTCATGACAACCTTTCCCAACAAGGAGCTAACTGATGAAAGCCAGACACTACAGGATGCCAACCTGCTCAATGCAGTCATTGTGCAACGGCTAAAGTGA
- the nsfl1c gene encoding NSFL1 cofactor p47 isoform X1, producing the protein MADQEESVREFVAVTDVDEERARFFLESAGWDLQLALASFFEDGAEDDIVTLPQPESGASSVPRSTGTGRSENRVTSFRDMMHEEVDDSDEEEGQRFFAGGSERSGQQIVGPPKKKSSNEVVEDLFKGAKEHGAVPVEKAGRGPGESSRARPFIGGGYRLGAAPEEEPVYVAGERRAANSQQDKVHVVLKLWKTGFSLDDGELRNYSDPGNAIFLESIRRGEIPLELRQRSRGGQVNLDMEDHRDEDFSKPKVAFKAFGGEGQKLGSATPELVSAPRMGDQDQVASEAQAIASVDLDASQPVTNIQIRLADGGRLVQKFNHTHRVSDVRQFVVRARPMMAATEFVLMTTFPNKELTDESQTLQDANLLNAVIVQRLK; encoded by the exons ATGGCGGACCAAGAAGAGTCGGTGAGGGAGTTCGTTGCTGTTACTGATGTTGATGAGGAGAGGGCCCGGTTTTTTTTGGAGTCTGCCGGTTGGGATTTGCAA CTCGCCCTGGCCAGTTTTTTTGAAGATGGTGCTGAGGATGACATAGTAACACTTCCACAGCCAGAGAGTGGCGCATCCTCTGTGCCACGTTCCACAGGAACCGGCAG GAGTGAAAATAGGGTAACCTCCTTCAGGGATATGATGCACGAGGAAGTAGATGAcagtgatgaagaggaggggcaaAG ATTTTTTGCTGGGGGTTCTGAACGCAGTGGGCAGCAGATTGTGGGACCCCCCAAAAAGAAAAGCTCCAATGAGGTGGTGGAGGACCTGTTCAAGGGGGCGAAGGAGCACGGGGCCGTACCTGTGGAGAAAGCTGGGAGGGGCCCAGGGGAGTCTAGTCGAGCCAGA CCCTTCATTGGTGGTGGCTACCGGCTGGGGGCAGCACCTGAGGAGGAGCCTGTTTATGTGgctggagagaggagagctgCTAACAGCCAGCAAGAT AAGGTGCATGTAGTCCTGAAACTTTGGAAGACCGGTTTCAGCCTGGACGACGGTGAACTCCGAAACTACAGTGATCCTGGCAATGCTATTTTCTTGGAGTCCATCCGTAGGGG GGAGATTCCTTTGGAGTTGAGGCAGCGCTCTCGAGGCGGTCAGGTCAACCTAGATATGGAGGACCATCGAGATGAGGACTTCTCCAAACCCAAGGTTGCCTTTAAGGCATTTGGTGGGGAAGGACAGAAACTGGGCAG TGCCACCCCTGAGCTTGTGTCTGCCCCGCGTATGGGTGACCAGGACCAGGTTGCCAGCGAGGCCCAGGCTATCGCATCTGTGGACCTGGATGCCTCCCAGCCTGTGACCAACATCCAGATCAGACTGGCCGATGGGGGAAGACTGGTGCAGAAGTTCAATCACACTCACAG GGTGTCAGACGTGCGTCAGTTTGTGGTGCGAGCTCGTCCCATGATGGCTGCCACCGAGTTTGTGCTCATGACAACCTTTCCCAACAAGGAGCTAACTGATGAAAGCCAGACACTACAGGATGCCAACCTGCTCAATGCAGTCATTGTGCAACGGCTAAAGTGA